The proteins below come from a single Oryzomicrobium terrae genomic window:
- the dprA gene encoding DNA-processing protein DprA, whose amino-acid sequence MADPSLAAWLRLTLAPGVGPKTQRDLLAAFGLPEAVFDAGFGAIARIAGDQVARHLFDTDTQAAIDAALVWHEQPGNALVTLADADYPRALLNTPDPPSLLYVKGNAALLNTPAIAIVGGRNATPQGIRDAETFAAYLAGQNITVVSGLALGIDGAAHRGALAVNGPTVAVVGTGADRIYPARHRELARAIAERGVVISEFPLGMPPLAHNFPRRNRLIAGLAAGCLVVEAALESGSLITARLAGELGRDVFAVPGSIHSPLSKGCHRLIKDGAKLVDDAADIMEELRWPHPAPTASGSVTATPDLFTAPATSTTEVPLLSALGHAPATLDELFVRLAEQDPNLTGEGVLAMLGTLELEGRIARLPGGRYQRLA is encoded by the coding sequence ATGGCCGACCCTTCCCTGGCGGCATGGCTACGGCTGACCCTGGCACCCGGGGTCGGTCCCAAGACCCAACGCGACCTACTCGCCGCCTTCGGCCTGCCCGAAGCGGTGTTTGACGCCGGCTTCGGTGCCATCGCCCGAATCGCCGGGGATCAGGTGGCGCGGCATCTGTTCGATACCGATACCCAGGCTGCCATCGACGCGGCCCTGGTCTGGCACGAGCAACCGGGCAATGCTCTGGTCACCCTGGCGGATGCCGACTATCCCCGGGCCCTGCTGAATACCCCAGATCCGCCTTCCTTACTCTACGTAAAGGGCAACGCCGCCCTGCTCAATACCCCGGCCATCGCCATCGTCGGTGGACGCAACGCCACCCCTCAGGGGATCCGCGATGCCGAAACCTTCGCCGCCTACCTGGCCGGCCAGAACATCACCGTGGTCAGCGGCCTGGCCCTGGGTATCGATGGCGCCGCCCATCGCGGCGCCCTGGCGGTCAATGGCCCCACCGTGGCCGTGGTCGGCACCGGTGCCGACCGCATTTATCCGGCACGACACCGGGAACTGGCCCGGGCCATTGCCGAGCGGGGCGTGGTGATCAGCGAGTTTCCCCTCGGCATGCCGCCCCTGGCGCACAACTTTCCCCGCCGCAACCGCCTCATCGCCGGCTTGGCGGCTGGCTGCCTGGTGGTGGAGGCCGCTCTCGAAAGTGGCTCCCTGATCACCGCCCGGCTGGCCGGTGAATTGGGTCGTGACGTATTTGCCGTACCCGGCTCGATCCATTCCCCCCTGTCCAAGGGATGCCATCGTTTGATCAAGGACGGCGCCAAGCTGGTGGACGACGCGGCCGACATCATGGAAGAGCTGCGCTGGCCCCACCCTGCGCCTACCGCTTCGGGCAGCGTCACGGCAACCCCGGATCTGTTCACCGCCCCCGCGACCAGCACCACCGAAGTGCCGCTGCTGAGCGCTCTGGGACATGCGCCGGCAACCCTGGACGAATTGTTCGTCCGCCTCGCAGAACAGGACCCGAACTTGACGGGCGAGGGGGTTCTTGCGATGCTGGGGACGCTGGAACTGGAAGGCCGCATCGCGCGGCTGCCCGGGGGACGCTACCAGCGTCTCGCCTGA
- a CDS encoding LysM peptidoglycan-binding domain-containing protein encodes MKRIIAALTLGMIAVTATAQEAAPLTLADGAPDRHEVVKGDTLWGISGEFLQQPWRWPEIWRLNREQVKNPHRIYPGDMIVLIKGADGRPQLTLARKIASGGSSTKTKTIAPTNYKSEEKDAIPSISPRDIEPFLSKPLVVSAETLATSPRIVSTQEGRVMLGGGDRAFVSGIPEGQHQWLLYRPGKKLIDPDTKELLGYEAEYLGTARVAKEGEPAVVEVITANQEVGRGDRLTPATQPELITYAPHAPTGTVSAKVISIYGGLAQAGRYSMLVLNKGTNDGLEVGHILAIYRSAALVKQRAENGKKEQVELPEYRNGLAFVFRVMDRVAYALVLDATQPVEANDTLRNP; translated from the coding sequence ATGAAACGAATTATAGCCGCCCTGACGCTGGGGATGATCGCGGTCACCGCCACGGCGCAAGAGGCTGCGCCCCTGACCCTGGCCGATGGCGCGCCGGACCGCCACGAGGTGGTGAAAGGCGACACCCTGTGGGGGATTTCTGGGGAATTCCTGCAACAACCCTGGCGCTGGCCGGAAATCTGGCGGCTCAACCGGGAGCAGGTCAAGAACCCCCACCGTATCTATCCGGGCGACATGATCGTGCTGATCAAGGGCGCCGATGGCCGCCCCCAGCTGACCCTGGCCCGAAAGATCGCCAGTGGCGGCTCCAGCACCAAGACCAAGACGATCGCGCCAACCAATTACAAGAGCGAAGAAAAGGACGCCATTCCCAGCATTTCGCCCCGGGACATCGAGCCGTTCCTTTCGAAGCCGCTGGTCGTCAGCGCCGAGACCCTGGCGACCTCGCCGCGCATCGTCTCCACCCAGGAAGGCCGGGTCATGCTCGGCGGCGGTGATCGTGCCTTCGTCAGCGGCATTCCCGAAGGGCAGCACCAATGGCTGCTCTACCGTCCGGGTAAAAAGTTGATCGACCCCGATACCAAGGAACTGCTCGGCTACGAAGCCGAGTACCTCGGTACCGCCCGGGTCGCCAAGGAAGGCGAACCTGCCGTGGTGGAAGTGATCACCGCCAACCAGGAGGTCGGTCGCGGCGACCGGCTGACCCCCGCCACCCAGCCCGAACTGATCACCTACGCCCCCCACGCGCCCACCGGCACCGTCTCGGCCAAAGTGATCTCCATATATGGCGGCCTGGCGCAGGCGGGTCGCTATTCGATGCTTGTGCTCAACAAGGGCACCAACGACGGTCTGGAAGTGGGCCATATCCTGGCCATCTACCGCAGCGCCGCCTTGGTCAAACAGCGCGCCGAGAACGGCAAGAAGGAACAGGTGGAACTGCCCGAGTACCGCAATGGCCTGGCCTTCGTCTTCCGCGTCATGGACCGGGTTGCCTACGCACTGGTGCTCGACGCCACCCAGCCGGTCGAGGCCAACGACACCCTGCGCAATCCCTAA
- the def gene encoding peptide deformylase, with product MALLPILRFPDPRLTKIATPVQIVDDGIRRLAADMAETMYEAPGIGLAATQVNVHKRVIVIDISETRDQLLTLINPELIASDGHQVYEEGCLSVPGIYDKVDRAATVTVRYLDLTGQEQTLAADGLLAVCVQHEIDHLNGTVFVDHLSQLKQGRIKAKLAKQARITA from the coding sequence ATGGCCCTGTTGCCCATTTTGCGGTTCCCCGATCCCCGTCTGACCAAAATCGCGACTCCCGTTCAGATTGTTGACGACGGCATCCGTCGCCTGGCGGCCGATATGGCGGAAACCATGTATGAAGCGCCCGGTATCGGCCTGGCTGCGACCCAGGTCAACGTGCACAAACGGGTCATTGTCATCGATATTTCTGAAACCCGCGATCAATTGCTTACCTTGATCAATCCCGAGTTGATCGCGAGCGACGGTCATCAGGTCTATGAAGAAGGCTGTCTGTCGGTGCCTGGCATCTACGACAAGGTCGACCGGGCGGCAACGGTGACCGTCCGTTATCTTGACCTGACCGGGCAGGAGCAGACGCTGGCCGCCGACGGGTTGCTGGCGGTGTGCGTGCAGCATGAAATCGATCATCTCAATGGCACGGTCTTCGTCGACCACCTTTCCCAGCTCAAGCAGGGGCGGATCAAGGCCAAGCTGGCCAAGCAGGCGCGCATTACCGCCTGA